From the genome of Leptospira langatensis:
GAAGATATTATAGATGTTTCCGCCAGAGGCCAAAGAATAAATCCCGGTAGCGTCTCCTAATGTGGCTGCGCTAGAATTTCCCACGAAGATATCGTTATTGAAGATATAGACCGAACCAATACTGGAAGTAGATGCCACCGTGATCCCGTTCGATTTAGTAGGAGTCAGTCCGGTGAGAATATATTGATACGGATTGATCTTGTTATTGGCTATGCCAACCACGGAGCCGCTTGCGATATTATCCATTTGGACCCCGGTGCTATAGCCTCCAGTGGTCGTAACAAGACTATCCAGTATATTATATAAAAGGAATGTAGCATTTGCGTCATCCAGATGGACCGCCGCGGACACAGAAGCGCCGGAATCCCCTCGGATCCAGTTGCCTATGAGGACCACATTCTTAGAAGAACGTACCACTACACCGGTCCTTTCTCCTGCGGTAGCACTAGCAGAGCCTTCATAACCGTAGATAAAATTATCCGAGATACGGATCTGTCCCGAGTTGAATGCAGCCCCATCTACAAGGATACCTGTCGCATAACTTGCGGTAGGATGGATCTGAATCCGCAAATTACTTACCGTTAAGCTAATGGAAGCAGGATTTAAGAGTGCAGTCGTAATATTGATCGGACTACAAAGGGCAGTGTAGGAGGTCCCACAGGAAGTAGTCTGATCCTGAAGAATAGTAGGATACGTAGAGAGATCCGGTCCTGCTCCAGTGAATCCGCTCGGAAAACCTCCCACTAAGGAAGTCTTAGAGTCTAATTGCAATTGGCTAGTGATCGGATAGATCCCTTGCGCTATATAAACCGAACAAGAAGCCGTACTTCCGCAGGCAGCGATCCCTGCTTGGATGGTCTGACAAACATTCGTGGTCCCATCCGTACAGTTATTCGCATCGTTTCCGCTAGAAATGTCCACATAACGTATGTTTCCTGTGGCAGTGAACTCGTAATAGATCGGATTTCCTCCGTTGATAGGCTGCCCATTCGAAGTACATCCCTGCAATTGGACCACACTGTCGCCTCCGGGGCCCCAAAGAGTGGTAGCATCCGGAATGAGCACGATCATATTATCGTTCGGAGCGCTTGGGTAAGAGATCGTAGGTTGGGGACTCAGGCTGATCACATCCTGTCTAGTGGAAGATCCGGTTGCCAAATAGGAACATCCGGAGAGAGCTCCATGATAGGAAAGGTTGATCGCAATCTTATCCGTTCCACCTACCAGATTAGAAGAAGGAAGGACACTTAATACACTGACACAATCTACCTTAACGGTAATATTCCCCGTCATTGAGCCTGTACCATCCGCATTCGGGAAGAAGCAAGTATGCCCAGTCGGAACGGAAGCAATCGTGATCGTATATGTGGAAGTATCTCCTATCTGGGTGGGGAAAGTCTTAGCGGTGGTAGTGTCCGAAGTAATGCTAAGGGAATCCGACAAGCTTTGCAGAACGAGAGGAGAAGAAGACGCGATCGAAGGATCCAAGCCGAATACCTGGACGGATAGATCATGAAATACCAGACCACAAGTAACATAGATCGTAGTCAGAGGGTATTTAATCGGGCCGTTCGGATTGCTAATTATGCAATCCAACTGGGGAGAGACTGTCGGAACTGTTACATGAACTCCATACGTAGAACCAAGCTTGATCAAAGTAGGGAATTGCATTGTGCCATCCCCGGTAAAAGAAAGATGCTCGCCTAGATCATTGTAAACATCCAAGGTCCCACCGCTTGTCCAACCGTTCACTTCTACGTTTACTGGACCGGGAGCAGTATATGCGTTATAGCTGGGTTGGAAGGTCAGGAATTCTAGCACGCTTCCGTTATGAGGACCGGAGTAACAACCGGCCAGAAATAGAAGGGCGGAACCGCAAAGAAGAGTGCGGTAGAAATTCCGTATTTGAAGCTTCGCTCCTGCCATTCTCATTTCCCTATTAATAATGAAACAATTTCAGATGCACCAAATTGCATCCTTAATTCGAATATTCCCCTTGGAAGGGAAGTATCGCTTTAATCTTTCTAAAACAAAATTTGTATCCTGTCTTGTTTGCAAGAAGGAAACAAGAGTATATCCTTATTACTATAGGGATATACTAATTATGTCAATTTTATGCAATGCAATGAACTCTAATGAACAGTTGATTCACTTTACGATCCAAATCGCTCTCTGTTTATCAACAGTTCCTGCTCAAACAGGGACATTTGACTTTTCAATAGCAAGCAGATGCTTGAAATTTCTTCAATATCCAATCGTTGTCGTTATTGGTATTTTGGGAGCCGGCATTCAACGAAGTCCCCGCAAAGTAGAGAAATCCGGAAGGATGATATAATAGTCGTAAACCGTAATCGTTGAAACCATTATCGAAAACTTTATTCCAATTTGCAGTATCTTCTAAGCCTGTTGATAAATATTTTTTTATGAATATATCCGTGTTATTAGTCCCTCCAGATAAATTTGGAGTTGCCCCAGTTATAAATAGACTTCCACTCGAATCTAATACAATGTTGGCTCCTATATAGTAGTTGCTAAATCTCTTATTCCATCCTACTAAATCTTCCATACCATTTGGATTAAATTTTTTTATCCACATGTTAGAGCCGCTATTACTGGAAATGAGATTAAAGGCTACCCCAGATACATAGATGTTGTCTGATTTATCAGATTTTATACTCATTGCCGTTTCGCCAGGAAGATTTCCCGGATTCGGGCTAGTAAATATCTTATTCCAGCTGGCTGTATCTTCTATACCTGCCAAAGAAAATTTCTTAATCCACCAATCTGAGCCACTATTAGCCGAGACGAGGTTTGTTCCATAACCTGCAATATAAATATTTCCGGATGAATCAATTGTAGATCCGAAAGGTTTTGCATCGCTTCCTCCGTCGTAAATTTTATTCCAGTTCGTTACATCCTCCGTGCCTGCGGAATTGAATTTCTTAATCCACCAATCAGTTCCGCTTGTTGTAGAAACAAGGTTTGTCCCCATGCCGATTACATATAGATTGCCAGAGGAGTCTACTATTGCTTCTATTGCATTGGCATTCTTTCCTCCATCAAATTTTTTGTTCCAGTTTGTAGTGACTTCCGTACCTGCGGAATTGAATTTCTTAATCCACCAATCAGTTCCACTTGTTGTAGAAACAAGATTTGTTGCGTACCCTACGACATAAATATTATCTGAACTGTCTATTGCGATGGCTTGCGCAGCTGCAGCTATCCCCCCATCAATCTTTTTATTCCAGTTTGTAATAACTTCTGTGCCTGCGGAATTGAATTTCTTAATCCACCAATCAGTTCCACTCGTTGTAGAAACAAGGTTTGTTCCATATCCTACAACATATATATTTCCTGAACCGTCGAAGGCAGTTCCTCCTACTGAATCATCACCTGAGTTCCCGTCGATTTTCTTATTCCAGCCTACTAAATCTTCAACCCCATCTCCAGAACAAACAGATAACGCCTCTAAGTTTAATCGGAAGTAGGGAGTATTCGGATCGTTACAAAGGATTGTTAATTCTCCGGTCTTGATGCCAGGGCTAGTCGGTGAAAAACGAATATTAAAATTAGAAGATTGGCCAGGTAATACAGGAAAAATGGGCTGCGTAAATTGGAACTGATCAGCGTTGGCTCCATAAATTTGCACGGCTTGCGCTCCTAAAAATTGCAAGTTAGCTGCCCCTAAATTTTCAACTGTAAATGCTACACTTGATCCTTGCGTATTTTGAAGTACTGAATTAAATGTATATTTTCCATCGAAGGTTTGGCTTTGGACACCTATCTTTAAATTGAAAGTTGGTGAAGTAGGAGTATTTGCAGGTAATGGAATCGCAGAAAATGGCGATGATTCTAAAGATTCATACCCTGTAGGTGGTCCGGGCGGCCCGGAATTTGTAGAAGTTAAAACGTAATTGTAGGTTGTGCCGTCTGTTAGCGATGAGTGGATGTAAGGAGAAGTTACATTACTTACTTTGATCCCATTCAGCTTTGATGGAATGCTTCCGTCAGTTGTATAATATAAATTATATGAATTTGCTCCGACTACAGTATCCCAGGTGATCGTTATAGAACTTATACCAGGAACGGCGAAAATTCCAGTTGTCGGCGGATTTACTGAAGTGACTACAACGTTTATTGTTTTCGATTTGCTACCTAGTGTGGCCGAAATCGTTCCGCTTCCGTTTCCTCCTGCCGTGTTCAAAATTCCCGAGGTTGAACTTGTAAAACTTCCAATTAAACCTGTATTTGACCAGTTCGGTAAAACTAAAATTTGATTTCCATATGCGTCTTTTCCAACTGCATCAAAAGAATAATTATAATTTGGGCTGATTCCAAGTACGTTATTAATAGGGAGTGAGTTTTCATCGAGAATTTCAATGCTCGATACCTCTCCATTTTTAACAGTAATTGAAGTGTTAGTTGTGAAAATACCTACGGTAGTCGTTAGAACACCAACTCCTGTCTTTTGTGCATCAAAGAGTATTCCATTACTGCCGGCGGAATTCAAATTGCCTACTCCGTTTGATATTGAGTAGCTTTCAGCTATGATGTTAGTAATGTTTGTTGCACCTGGACAAATTGTACCAGCTGTTCCAGCTAGTGTGATAAGTTTCTGAAATCCGGAGGAAATCGTGAAATTTGCCGGGTTCGAAACGGAACATATGCTTGTTGTCGGTGTGCGAATTAAAGGCGCTCTGATCCTGATTCCGCCGAGATTATCTGTTGCGGTAATGTAAAAATCAATTCCGGCTGTAGTGACGAAATTTGATGGAATTAAAGCTGCATATCGATTTAGCACAGGGGGAACGGCATTTTCAATTTGCATAGGGACACTGTTATATGTAGGTGATCCAACTATTCTGTAGTAGAGAGTCACATCTACAATTGCTCCATCTGCGTCGGGATCTGTAATTACTGATCGAACATATAATGGCGATCCAGCTCTTGTTGTCGCTGCACCACATGCTGGTAAACATGAAGGAGCCCCGACCGCAGGAAGGGTATTTGTAGGTTTTTCTGCCTGAGCTGCTACAATATATATACTAAAGTGTTCCAATGAGGCACTAATTGTCTTTTTCTGCTTATCGATTTTCCCACCTATTGGCACATATTCTTCTAATTCATTATCATAATAATAAATCATTAGGTTATCTTCAGTTATATTATTTTCGGTTAGTAATTCTCGATCATATTTGAAAGTAAGTATTGGAAGCTGATTAAAATTAAATTCAGTCCCATGAGGAGAAAATTCATAAGCAATACCTGCTGGAATAAGGTTCGGGTCCGTAACAAGAGGAATTTCTTTAAGGAGTTTTCCAGAAATTTCAATTTTTGAGTTAGTGGCTCCAACAGGGATCACTAAGCTCATATTATGCGAGGATAATATTCCTCCTGATGTCGGATTATAGTTAATATTTATCTGAGCTTGGTTGATGAGTAGGCTGAATAAACTGTAATTTAATGAGAAAGGAAGAACGCTTTGTTTCTTCGATATGAATGGCAAATTACATTGTAATAGTAATATATAAATAGCCACAATTGATAAAAACTTTCTCATGATTCAACTTCCAGCTTTTTTGATAATTTGGAAGATGCTTGAGCATTCGTCTAACGTCAATGGATTTTTGGCAAAAGATGGTCGAAATTAGGCATATATATCAATTTCGAGATATTACTTACCAGGCGAATTGAACGCCCACTTCCATTCTCTGGAATAGGTTTGGGGAATTTCCCAAGGAATAGGAATTGATCTGGCCTTGGTCCTTGAGGTTGCGAATGACTGGAGATACGGTCACAGGACCCGGAGCACCTTCTACCTTGACTTCCTTATTTCCTGCAAAGAATCCAGCGTCCATCAAGTTCAAAAGATAGAAGAATCCAAGAACTCCGATCCCCACTTCCAACTGGCTGTATTCTGCGACTGCGGCAGAATACTTAGGAGCGATCTGCGTATAATTATAAAAGGCGAGATCGAATAAGGCCGGGTTCCCTGTGTGAATGAATGCGTAGTTGTATAAGACGTTATTCTGTCTTGCTGCAGCGAGTGCATGGCTTGCGCTTAAATAAGAATTTCCTTCGCTTGCGACATAGGCTCCGGCTCCCAATAGAAGAGCGGGGAATAAGAAGGTCCTAAAATTGGATTTGTTTTGGTAATACTGCCCCCAACCAGGAATGATCGCCGATCTGGCTACAGCTCCATAATCGAATCGGAACGGTGCCCCAGAAGATACGGATTCTTTTTGCTGTCCTTTCGCTTCTAATGCGGCAAGATCGCTTTCAGTCTCCGCTACGAATAGATAGTTCTCTTTTTCCGTGACCTTGTTCCTCGGATTTTCCACTCGAACGGAAACCGCTCCTTCCGGAGGTCTTTTCTTATCGAGCGTGACCAATATGGTCTCGGAATTCTTTACCTCCATCGATTTGATAGAGACTTCCGATCCTTTAGAATCTTTTAATATAACTTTAGTGGCATCCGTAAAATGCCTTCCCTTGATCTCAAAAGTATCAGGTAGATCCTTGTTTAAGAATTTGTTTTTTTCCGCACTGAGGATCTCCGGTTTTTGGGAAAGAATCACTTCGAAAGGGATCCAGGCGGAGAATACGGAAACCCTTCCGTAACGGTTCAATACTCCGATCCTATGCTCATACGTTCCCGGAGGAAGTTCCAATTGGATCAAGGTGGTATTCGTTTTTTCCCGAGTGATCTTTCCTCTGGAATCTTTGATCTCCACCATATAACCGCCCGCATCCGGGATCGGTCTCCATTCCAATTTGACTCCTTCTTCTTTGGAGTAAATAGGGAAGGATATGAGAAGGAATACTCCTAAAACAAACCAGGAGGGAAGGAAAGGAAGAGAATGTTTGCTTTTATTCAACATAGAATTCCTTAGGAGTCAATATCTCCGGAGCCTTCAGAGTAGCAGAGATTACCACATCAAAATCCCTGGAAAGAGGTAAGGTTGTCCTAAGCGCACCGGAACTATCCCGGTATTTTGCGCTAAGCTTCCATTGGTATTTTCCCTCTTTCAACTTGTACAACTCTCGGAAGTCGTAAGATTCTCCTTTTATTTCCTTTTTAAATACCGTTTTCCAAGCTTTTTTGTCGGATTCTAAAAGTTCAAGTATATAGGCTTCCGCCTTTCCTTCAGTTTCCCAATAAAAGGCCAGACTTTCCTTCTCATCCAAGTCTACCTTATCCCTATCCCTTGGGTATAGTGGTGTAACAAAAGGTGCGGAATCCGAGGTCTTGAAGCTGGAAACCGGACTCACCACCAGAACTTCTCCTTCCGGAGAGAGAAGGGAGACTTTCCAATAGAAATCTCCCGGACTAGGAAGAGTCACCGAACTCACTCCGGATCGGATTGTAGTATCTACGACCTTGGAATTGAAATTTGCATCCTTAGAGACTTCCAATTTATAATTTCCGGTAGGATCCGGTCTATCCCAGCGGAATGCCAATTTGCCATCTACAGGATGACCCAGCTCGGAACCTTCTTTCGGGAATGCCAAGCGGATCGGAAGCAAAGGTTTTAGAACGAAGCGATTGATAGAAGAAGAGATCTCTCCTTCGGTTTGGAACACCGCTTTCACTCTCCAGAAATAAGTGCCTTCCTTCCAATCATATTCAGGTTTCATAAAATTGGAATTTGTGGATTTGGAGAATACTATATTCTTAAAGTCCGGATCATTCGCGATCTCTAAGGAATAGGATTTGAATTCCTTACTCGCGCTCCAACTGAAGAAGGAACCTGTCTTGAAGATCCGAATTCCGATCTCTTCTCCTAAGAGAGGTTTCAGTAATTTAGGAGGCTCCGCCTGTGCCGACTTTCTCACGGAGAAGGAGACGGAGTCCGAACTCAGCTCGGTAAATCCTTCTCGGTCCGAGAACATTTTGACGCGCGCAAAGAATTGACCTTCCGACTTAGGTTCCCATTTGGAGAATCCTGCGGAAGAATCGTTGGAATATGCAATTTGTTTAAAATTAGCATCCTCTGCCACTTCCAACTTATATTTCGCGGAAGGGTCGGCAGTGATCCATTGAAAACGTACTAGAGGAGCCGAACCAGTTGAATAAGAGAATACTTCCTTGGCAGAAGGGGAGACCAGTTTCGGTTTAGACCAAGAGAGTAGTTTGAAATTCTTGGAGGCACTGTATTCTTCTTTTCCGGACTGAGGATTTTTACCAACCACTCTCCAATAGTAAGAACCGTTGGATAGAACGAGACTCGCAGCAGTTCCCACTGAATTCGCCTTCTTCAATCCGGTCCTAAAGCCGGAGTCCTTAGCGACTTCTAATCTATAATTCCTAACACCTTCGGCAGGTTTCCACTCGAAGCGGACCTGAGTGGTTTCCGTTTTCAAAGGAAGAGAAGTCTTGTCGGCAGGCGAAGTGGTCTCCAAGTTCAACACATGGACTTCTATTTTTCCACCGTTCAGATCGGCGGATTGGTTTTTACCCACCACATTCTCGCCCGAAGCGGAAACGATCTTGGCTTCTCCCTTCTTTACTTCTAAGTTCAAGCCTTTGTTCTCGTCCTTGGAGAGTTTCAGATCCGAATTCCCGAGCGCGATCTTTGTGTCCCCGGAACTGATCTGCAATTTACCTGCACCGCCACCGGTTGCGGAGAGTGATCCGGATACGAAGCTGATCTTATCCGTATCTTCCACAAGGATCATGCTTCTTTCGTCCAAGCGGATCTCTGCGGAATTATCTCCATCAGTAAAGAGTAATACTGCTTCTGCACCTTCTTCTGTGCGAATAGTATCTCTGTAGCGGATCGGATCGGATTCGTCCAATTCCTCCCAAACCACTTCAGAATCAAGTTTTCGTAATATTTTAAGCTGCTTGGATTTGAGTTCGCCTACGATCTTATTGTTCCCAGTTTTCGGGCCTGCGTTGGCGTATAGATAGAGAAGCCCCGAGAAGAAAAATAAAAGTACGACCAGTGCTGTGACGACGTATCGGCCGTCAGTCAAGTATTTCATACTTCAGTTCCTCTTCTGCATCTCCTGTTTTTGGTTTTTTCTTGGATTCGTATTCTATTCCCAGACGTTTTCTGAGATCGTTAATGTCCACTGGGCGATCCGGATCGTCCTTTCTTCCGAGGACTGCGTAGATCTGTTGCGGATCTTCCTTTCCCTTTACCTTGATGGCTTGCATTTTCTCAACGGCGAAAATGTCCCTCACTCTATCATACAGATCCTGAGTGATGAGTACGTCCGTGCCGAATGGTTTGTTCAATGCTTCGACCCGAGAGGCGAGGTTCACTGCGTCTCCGATCACGGTATATTCCAATCTTTCTTCGGAACCGATCTGTCCTGCGATCACAGGACCGAAATTCAGACCGCAACCGATCCGAATGATTGGCTTCTTGTCTCCGCCTCTTCCTTGGTTGAATCGTAAAAGAGCCTTTCTCATAAGAAGAGCAC
Proteins encoded in this window:
- a CDS encoding FecR domain-containing protein — its product is MKYLTDGRYVVTALVVLLFFFSGLLYLYANAGPKTGNNKIVGELKSKQLKILRKLDSEVVWEELDESDPIRYRDTIRTEEGAEAVLLFTDGDNSAEIRLDERSMILVEDTDKISFVSGSLSATGGGAGKLQISSGDTKIALGNSDLKLSKDENKGLNLEVKKGEAKIVSASGENVVGKNQSADLNGGKIEVHVLNLETTSPADKTSLPLKTETTQVRFEWKPAEGVRNYRLEVAKDSGFRTGLKKANSVGTAASLVLSNGSYYWRVVGKNPQSGKEEYSASKNFKLLSWSKPKLVSPSAKEVFSYSTGSAPLVRFQWITADPSAKYKLEVAEDANFKQIAYSNDSSAGFSKWEPKSEGQFFARVKMFSDREGFTELSSDSVSFSVRKSAQAEPPKLLKPLLGEEIGIRIFKTGSFFSWSASKEFKSYSLEIANDPDFKNIVFSKSTNSNFMKPEYDWKEGTYFWRVKAVFQTEGEISSSINRFVLKPLLPIRLAFPKEGSELGHPVDGKLAFRWDRPDPTGNYKLEVSKDANFNSKVVDTTIRSGVSSVTLPSPGDFYWKVSLLSPEGEVLVVSPVSSFKTSDSAPFVTPLYPRDRDKVDLDEKESLAFYWETEGKAEAYILELLESDKKAWKTVFKKEIKGESYDFRELYKLKEGKYQWKLSAKYRDSSGALRTTLPLSRDFDVVISATLKAPEILTPKEFYVE
- a CDS encoding LIC11435 family protein, whose product is MLNKSKHSLPFLPSWFVLGVFLLISFPIYSKEEGVKLEWRPIPDAGGYMVEIKDSRGKITREKTNTTLIQLELPPGTYEHRIGVLNRYGRVSVFSAWIPFEVILSQKPEILSAEKNKFLNKDLPDTFEIKGRHFTDATKVILKDSKGSEVSIKSMEVKNSETILVTLDKKRPPEGAVSVRVENPRNKVTEKENYLFVAETESDLAALEAKGQQKESVSSGAPFRFDYGAVARSAIIPGWGQYYQNKSNFRTFLFPALLLGAGAYVASEGNSYLSASHALAAARQNNVLYNYAFIHTGNPALFDLAFYNYTQIAPKYSAAVAEYSQLEVGIGVLGFFYLLNLMDAGFFAGNKEVKVEGAPGPVTVSPVIRNLKDQGQINSYSLGNSPNLFQRMEVGVQFAW
- a CDS encoding choice-of-anchor D domain-containing protein: MRKFLSIVAIYILLLQCNLPFISKKQSVLPFSLNYSLFSLLINQAQININYNPTSGGILSSHNMSLVIPVGATNSKIEISGKLLKEIPLVTDPNLIPAGIAYEFSPHGTEFNFNQLPILTFKYDRELLTENNITEDNLMIYYYDNELEEYVPIGGKIDKQKKTISASLEHFSIYIVAAQAEKPTNTLPAVGAPSCLPACGAATTRAGSPLYVRSVITDPDADGAIVDVTLYYRIVGSPTYNSVPMQIENAVPPVLNRYAALIPSNFVTTAGIDFYITATDNLGGIRIRAPLIRTPTTSICSVSNPANFTISSGFQKLITLAGTAGTICPGATNITNIIAESYSISNGVGNLNSAGSNGILFDAQKTGVGVLTTTVGIFTTNTSITVKNGEVSSIEILDENSLPINNVLGISPNYNYSFDAVGKDAYGNQILVLPNWSNTGLIGSFTSSTSGILNTAGGNGSGTISATLGSKSKTINVVVTSVNPPTTGIFAVPGISSITITWDTVVGANSYNLYYTTDGSIPSKLNGIKVSNVTSPYIHSSLTDGTTYNYVLTSTNSGPPGPPTGYESLESSPFSAIPLPANTPTSPTFNLKIGVQSQTFDGKYTFNSVLQNTQGSSVAFTVENLGAANLQFLGAQAVQIYGANADQFQFTQPIFPVLPGQSSNFNIRFSPTSPGIKTGELTILCNDPNTPYFRLNLEALSVCSGDGVEDLVGWNKKIDGNSGDDSVGGTAFDGSGNIYVVGYGTNLVSTTSGTDWWIKKFNSAGTEVITNWNKKIDGGIAAAAQAIAIDSSDNIYVVGYATNLVSTTSGTDWWIKKFNSAGTEVTTNWNKKFDGGKNANAIEAIVDSSGNLYVIGMGTNLVSTTSGTDWWIKKFNSAGTEDVTNWNKIYDGGSDAKPFGSTIDSSGNIYIAGYGTNLVSANSGSDWWIKKFSLAGIEDTASWNKIFTSPNPGNLPGETAMSIKSDKSDNIYVSGVAFNLISSNSGSNMWIKKFNPNGMEDLVGWNKRFSNYYIGANIVLDSSGSLFITGATPNLSGGTNNTDIFIKKYLSTGLEDTANWNKVFDNGFNDYGLRLLYHPSGFLYFAGTSLNAGSQNTNNDNDWILKKFQASACY